A region from the Manihot esculenta cultivar AM560-2 chromosome 13, M.esculenta_v8, whole genome shotgun sequence genome encodes:
- the LOC110629321 gene encoding transcription factor MYB102: protein MGRAPCCDKNGLKKGPWTPEEDHKLITYIQLHGPGNWRTLPKNAGLQRCGKSCRLRWTNYLRPDIKRGRFSFEEEETIIQLHSIMGNKWSAIAARLPGRTDNEIKNYWNTHIRKRLLRNGIDPVTHAPRLDLLDLSSILGSALCNPSLFNLSSLLGTQTILNPEVLRLATTLSSLRQENPEMFLQHLQDNQVLSSQVQNQVSLSQANQFQNTIQEPTSSQFLSPTQLMQTDVGGLSCQNSLQNVVPSSLDDCLVSQVPNFVSCNTNPSIPDKLAGNSGFQPINNSCQNYSIESVLSTPLSSPAPLNSSSTFVNSSSTEDERESYCSTLFKFEIPESLDMDDFL from the exons ATGGGAAGAGCACCTTGCTGCGACAAAAATGGACTCAAGAAGGGCCCTTGGACTCCTGAGGAAGATCACAAGCTCATAACTTATATTCAACTTCATGGACCTGGCAACTGGCGTACCCTCCCCAAGAATGCTG GACTCCAAAGATGTGGAAAGAGCTGTCGTCTTCGATGGACAAATTATCTGCGTCCTGATATTAAGAGAGGAAGGTTCTCTTTCGAAGAAGAAGAGACCATAATTCAACTCCACAGTATTATGGGAAACAA GTGGTCGGCTATAGCTGCTCGCTTGCCAGGCAGAACTGATAATGAAATCAAGAATTACTGGAACACCCACATTAGAAAAAGGCTCCTCAGAAATGGAATCGATCCTGTTACTCATGCTCCTCGTCTTGATCTTCTTGATCTTTCCTCCATTCTTGGTTCAGCTTTATGTAATCCATCACTTTTCAATCTGTCAAGCTTGTTGGGCACTCAAACAATCCTAAATCCAGAAGTTTTAAGGTTAGCCACTACCTTGTCATCGTTAAGACAAGAAAACCCAGAAATGTTTCTGCAACACCTGCAGGACAACCAGGTGCTGAGCTCGCAAGTGCAAAACCAAGTCTCACTATCACAAGCTAATCAGTTCCAGAATACAATTCAAGAACCTACTAGTTCTCAATTTTTAAGCCCAACCCAACTCATGCAGACAGATGTGGGAGGGTTATCTTGTCAAAACTCCCTTCAAAACGTAGTGCCTTCAAGTTTGGATGATTGCTTAGTTTCGCAGGTGCCAAACTTTGTCTCTTGCAATACAAATCCTTCCATTCCAGATAAGCTCGCAGGGAACTCAGGGTTTCAACCAATAAATAACAGCTGCCAAAATTACAGCATTGAATCAGTTCTTTCAACGCCATTATCAAGTCCAGCTCCCTTGAATTCATCATCCACATTCGTCAATAGCAGCAGCACGGAGGATGAGAGAGAAAGCTACTGCAGCACCTTGTTCAAGTTTGAAATTCCGGAGAGTTTGGACATGGATGATTTCTTGTAA
- the LOC110629583 gene encoding uncharacterized GPI-anchored protein At4g28100: MISKTLTFVLVVFFSCLCTTCLAGFLSQPVSNQPLKPGDYSTPNTVPAFPVQTESQTCRLDLSAELFGGVNDACGRELDRSRCCPVLAAWLFAAHARYALQVPASAPASTEPDQPMRPDDSQKCVNSLQSALLSKNVKIPQPNASCDAILCFCGIRLHQISSLSCPAAFNVSSASGFHNATPTAAVRNLEKNCKNSSYAGCTKCLGALQKLKASNKNQTEEERDDRARNMFNRDCQLMGLTWLLASNKTAYIPTVSAVLRAIMYSAHPPHESKCSPDQENMPLAVDSLQFEKAQSCSSSLSWWSLLPVMMLVSLIFPYNF, translated from the exons ATGATCTCAAAGACTCTAACTTTTGTTTTAGTCGTCTTCTTCTCCTGCTTATGTACTACTTGTCTTGCCGGTTTTCTAAGCCAACCTGTTTCTAACCAGCCATTGAAACCGGGTGACTACTCCACCCCTAATACTGTCCCCGCATTTCCCGTTCAAACCGAGTCGCAGACCTGCCGGCTGGACCTCTCAGCGGAGCTGTTTGGAGGTGTCAACGATGCATGCGGCCGAGAACTGGACCGGAGTCGGTGCTGCCCTGTGTTAGCCGCGTGGCTCTTTGCTGCTCATGCTCGGTATGCTCTCCAGGTTCCGGCCTCTGCCCCGGCATCGACGGAACCTGACCAACCAATGAGACCGGATGACTCGCAAAAATGCGTGAATTCGCTGCAAAGCGCGCTGTTGAGCAAGAACGTGAAGATACCGCAACCGAATGCGAGCTGCGATGCCATATTGTGCTTTTGTGGAATTAGACTTCACCAGATCAGCTCTCTGAGTTGTCCTGCGGCTTTCAATGTCAGCTCTGCCTCTGGCTTCCATAATGCCACCCCAACTGCTGCTGTGAGGAATTTGGAGAAGAATTGTAAGAATTCCTCGTACGCTGGGTGCACTAAGTGCCTTGGCGCCCTCCAAAAG CTGAAGGCCAGCAACAAGAACCAAACAGAGGAGGAAAGAGATGACAGAGCAAGAAATATGTTCAATAGGGATTGCCAGTTGATGGGTCTTACATGGCTGCTTGCCAGCAACAAGACGGCGTATATACCGACGGTTTCAGCCGTTTTGCGAGCCATAATGTATAGTGCCCACCCACCCCACGAATCCAAGTGCAGCCCCGACCAAGAAAACATGCCATTGGCTGTTGATTCGCTGCAGTTCGAAAAGGCACAGTCTTGTTCATCGTCACTTTCTTGGTGGTCTCTTTTGCCTGTAATGATGTTGGTTTCCCTGATCTTCCCCTATAACTTttaa
- the LOC110629581 gene encoding equilibrative nucleotide transporter 3 isoform X2, translating into MSTFDGNMAPDKLEGKHAAMLVCWILGSGSLLTWNSMLTIEDYYGFLFPQYHPSRVLSLVYQPFAIGTLAVLTYNEAKINTRKRNLFGYVLLSIGSLLVLVLDVATSGKGGLGTFTGISAITGMFGFADAFVQGGMIGDLSFMQAEFLQSFLAGLATSGTLTSALRLITKAAFENSRDGLRKGAIPMVKYYRSKAALEGSKTVLDDLVAGGIQTLLPVETEEDTKQQDRLSSRELLIQNIDYEIDLFLVYVLTLSIFPGFLSEDAGSHSSGGWYSLVLITMFNVGDLVGRYIPLLQLLKLESRKGLMIAVLSRFLLIPAFYFTVKYGDQGWMIILTSFLGLTNGYLTVCVVTSAPEGYKGPEQNALGNLLVFFLFGGIFAGAALDWLWLIGKGWGVKLIKLLPYLVV; encoded by the exons ATGTCAACTTTTGATGGAAACATGGCTCCTGATAAGCTTGAG GGAAAACATGCTGCTATGTTAGTATGCTGGATTCTCGGAAGTGGGTCCCTCTTGACCTGGAACAGTATGCTCACAATTGAGGATTATTACGGCTTCCTTTTCCCA CAATACCACCCCTCAAGGGTCCTTTCCCTTGTGTACCAGCCATTTGCAATTGGAACACTTGCAGTGCTGACATACAATGAGGCGAAAATCAATACTAGGAAAAGGAACCTCTTTGGATATGTGCTACTTTCAATTGGTTCTCTATTGGTTTTAGTT CTGGATGTAGCAACCTCAGGAAAAGGAGGCCTTGGGACGTTCACTGGAATTTCTGCCATTACTGGTATGTTCGGTTTTGCAGATGCTTTTGTACAAGGTGGAATGATTGGAGACCTATCCTTCATGCAAGCTGAATTTCTTCAG TCCTTCCTTGCTGGTTTGGCAACATCAGGGACTCTAACCTCTGCTTTAAGGCTGATTACAAAAGCAGCATTTGAGAATTCTAGGGATGGTCTTCGCAAAGGAGCTA TACCCATGGTGAAATACTATCGATCAAAGGCAGCTTTAGAAGGATCCAAAACTGTTTTAGATGATCTTGTTGCTGGCGGCATCCAAACATTACTCCCAGTAGAA ACAGAAGAAGATACAAAACAGCAGGACCGGCTGAGCAGCAGAGAACTTTTGATACAGAATATTGACTATGAAATTGATTTGTTTCTGGTTTATGTGCTTACCTTATCTATTTTCCCTGGATTCTTATCTGAAGATGCTGGATCACATAGTTCGGGTGGATG GTATAGCCTAGTTCTGATAACAATGTTTAATGTGGGAGATCTTGTTGGAAGATACATTCCACTTCTGCAATTGTTGAAGCTGGAGTCACGAAAGGGTCTCATGATAGCTGTTCTTTCTCGATTTTTACTTATCCCAGCATTCTATTTTACTGTCAAGTATGGGGACCAGGGGTGGATGATAATATTAACGTCCTTCTTGGGGTTAACCAATGGTTATCTCACTGTCTGTGTGGTTACTTCTGCTCCAGAAGGTTACAAG GGACCAGAGCAAAATGCCTTGGGAAATTTGCTCGTCTTTTTTCTCTTTGGTGGTATATTTGCTGGCGCTGCGCTTGACTGGCTGTGGCTGATAGGCAAAGGATG GGGTGTGAAGTTGATAAAGCTGTTGCCTTATCTGGTTGTGTAG
- the LOC110629581 gene encoding equilibrative nucleotide transporter 3 isoform X3, giving the protein MSTFDGNMAPDKLEQYHPSRVLSLVYQPFAIGTLAVLTYNEAKINTRKRNLFGYVLLSIGSLLVLVLDVATSGKGGLGTFTGISAITGMFGFADAFVQGGMIGDLSFMQAEFLQSFLAGLATSGTLTSALRLITKAAFENSRDGLRKGAILFFAISAFFELLCVILYAYIFPKVPMVKYYRSKAALEGSKTVLDDLVAGGIQTLLPVETEEDTKQQDRLSSRELLIQNIDYEIDLFLVYVLTLSIFPGFLSEDAGSHSSGGWYSLVLITMFNVGDLVGRYIPLLQLLKLESRKGLMIAVLSRFLLIPAFYFTVKYGDQGWMIILTSFLGLTNGYLTVCVVTSAPEGYKGPEQNALGNLLVFFLFGGIFAGAALDWLWLIGKGWGVKLIKLLPYLVV; this is encoded by the exons ATGTCAACTTTTGATGGAAACATGGCTCCTGATAAGCTTGAG CAATACCACCCCTCAAGGGTCCTTTCCCTTGTGTACCAGCCATTTGCAATTGGAACACTTGCAGTGCTGACATACAATGAGGCGAAAATCAATACTAGGAAAAGGAACCTCTTTGGATATGTGCTACTTTCAATTGGTTCTCTATTGGTTTTAGTT CTGGATGTAGCAACCTCAGGAAAAGGAGGCCTTGGGACGTTCACTGGAATTTCTGCCATTACTGGTATGTTCGGTTTTGCAGATGCTTTTGTACAAGGTGGAATGATTGGAGACCTATCCTTCATGCAAGCTGAATTTCTTCAG TCCTTCCTTGCTGGTTTGGCAACATCAGGGACTCTAACCTCTGCTTTAAGGCTGATTACAAAAGCAGCATTTGAGAATTCTAGGGATGGTCTTCGCAAAGGAGCTA TTCTATTTTTTGCAATTTCTGCATTTTTCGAGCTTCTTTGTGTTATTCTCTATGCATATATCTTCCCAAAAGTACCCATGGTGAAATACTATCGATCAAAGGCAGCTTTAGAAGGATCCAAAACTGTTTTAGATGATCTTGTTGCTGGCGGCATCCAAACATTACTCCCAGTAGAA ACAGAAGAAGATACAAAACAGCAGGACCGGCTGAGCAGCAGAGAACTTTTGATACAGAATATTGACTATGAAATTGATTTGTTTCTGGTTTATGTGCTTACCTTATCTATTTTCCCTGGATTCTTATCTGAAGATGCTGGATCACATAGTTCGGGTGGATG GTATAGCCTAGTTCTGATAACAATGTTTAATGTGGGAGATCTTGTTGGAAGATACATTCCACTTCTGCAATTGTTGAAGCTGGAGTCACGAAAGGGTCTCATGATAGCTGTTCTTTCTCGATTTTTACTTATCCCAGCATTCTATTTTACTGTCAAGTATGGGGACCAGGGGTGGATGATAATATTAACGTCCTTCTTGGGGTTAACCAATGGTTATCTCACTGTCTGTGTGGTTACTTCTGCTCCAGAAGGTTACAAG GGACCAGAGCAAAATGCCTTGGGAAATTTGCTCGTCTTTTTTCTCTTTGGTGGTATATTTGCTGGCGCTGCGCTTGACTGGCTGTGGCTGATAGGCAAAGGATG GGGTGTGAAGTTGATAAAGCTGTTGCCTTATCTGGTTGTGTAG
- the LOC110629581 gene encoding equilibrative nucleotide transporter 3 isoform X1 — protein sequence MSTFDGNMAPDKLEGKHAAMLVCWILGSGSLLTWNSMLTIEDYYGFLFPQYHPSRVLSLVYQPFAIGTLAVLTYNEAKINTRKRNLFGYVLLSIGSLLVLVLDVATSGKGGLGTFTGISAITGMFGFADAFVQGGMIGDLSFMQAEFLQSFLAGLATSGTLTSALRLITKAAFENSRDGLRKGAILFFAISAFFELLCVILYAYIFPKVPMVKYYRSKAALEGSKTVLDDLVAGGIQTLLPVETEEDTKQQDRLSSRELLIQNIDYEIDLFLVYVLTLSIFPGFLSEDAGSHSSGGWYSLVLITMFNVGDLVGRYIPLLQLLKLESRKGLMIAVLSRFLLIPAFYFTVKYGDQGWMIILTSFLGLTNGYLTVCVVTSAPEGYKGPEQNALGNLLVFFLFGGIFAGAALDWLWLIGKGWGVKLIKLLPYLVV from the exons ATGTCAACTTTTGATGGAAACATGGCTCCTGATAAGCTTGAG GGAAAACATGCTGCTATGTTAGTATGCTGGATTCTCGGAAGTGGGTCCCTCTTGACCTGGAACAGTATGCTCACAATTGAGGATTATTACGGCTTCCTTTTCCCA CAATACCACCCCTCAAGGGTCCTTTCCCTTGTGTACCAGCCATTTGCAATTGGAACACTTGCAGTGCTGACATACAATGAGGCGAAAATCAATACTAGGAAAAGGAACCTCTTTGGATATGTGCTACTTTCAATTGGTTCTCTATTGGTTTTAGTT CTGGATGTAGCAACCTCAGGAAAAGGAGGCCTTGGGACGTTCACTGGAATTTCTGCCATTACTGGTATGTTCGGTTTTGCAGATGCTTTTGTACAAGGTGGAATGATTGGAGACCTATCCTTCATGCAAGCTGAATTTCTTCAG TCCTTCCTTGCTGGTTTGGCAACATCAGGGACTCTAACCTCTGCTTTAAGGCTGATTACAAAAGCAGCATTTGAGAATTCTAGGGATGGTCTTCGCAAAGGAGCTA TTCTATTTTTTGCAATTTCTGCATTTTTCGAGCTTCTTTGTGTTATTCTCTATGCATATATCTTCCCAAAAGTACCCATGGTGAAATACTATCGATCAAAGGCAGCTTTAGAAGGATCCAAAACTGTTTTAGATGATCTTGTTGCTGGCGGCATCCAAACATTACTCCCAGTAGAA ACAGAAGAAGATACAAAACAGCAGGACCGGCTGAGCAGCAGAGAACTTTTGATACAGAATATTGACTATGAAATTGATTTGTTTCTGGTTTATGTGCTTACCTTATCTATTTTCCCTGGATTCTTATCTGAAGATGCTGGATCACATAGTTCGGGTGGATG GTATAGCCTAGTTCTGATAACAATGTTTAATGTGGGAGATCTTGTTGGAAGATACATTCCACTTCTGCAATTGTTGAAGCTGGAGTCACGAAAGGGTCTCATGATAGCTGTTCTTTCTCGATTTTTACTTATCCCAGCATTCTATTTTACTGTCAAGTATGGGGACCAGGGGTGGATGATAATATTAACGTCCTTCTTGGGGTTAACCAATGGTTATCTCACTGTCTGTGTGGTTACTTCTGCTCCAGAAGGTTACAAG GGACCAGAGCAAAATGCCTTGGGAAATTTGCTCGTCTTTTTTCTCTTTGGTGGTATATTTGCTGGCGCTGCGCTTGACTGGCTGTGGCTGATAGGCAAAGGATG GGGTGTGAAGTTGATAAAGCTGTTGCCTTATCTGGTTGTGTAG
- the LOC110629582 gene encoding equilibrative nucleotide transporter 3, translated as MEDDVVRGIVPGNLEGKYPAMLVCFLLGNGCLFSWNSMLTIEDYYGYLRYHSSRVLTLVYQPFAFATLAILAYHEAKLNTRKRNLFGYVLFFMSSVLVLVLDLATSGGGGIGTFIGICVVSGLFGIADAHVQGGMIGDLSFMQPEFLQSFLAGLAASGTLTSGLRLITKAAFQNSKDGLRKGAILFFAISAFFELLCVILYAYAFPKLPIVKYYRSKAALEGSKTVSADLAAGGIRALPQKQAEEDPEQLKRLSNKELLLENIDYAFDLFLIYVLTLSIFPGFLSEDTGSHSLGEWYALVLIAMYNVWDFIGRNIPLMKSLKLESRKILMFAILSRFSLIPAFYFTAKYADQGWMIMLTSFLGLTNGYLTVCVLTSAPKGYKGPEQNALGNLLTLFLLGGIFAGVTLDWLWLIGKGW; from the exons ATGGAAGACGACGTTGTTAGAGGCATAGTTCCTGGCAACCTCGAG GGTAAGTATCCTGCTATGCTGGTTTGTTTTCTTCTTGGAAATGGGTGCCTCTTTTCATGGAATAGTATGCTCACCATAGAAGATTACTATGGTTATCTC CGATACCACTCCTCAAGGGTTCTTACTCTTGTGTATCAGCCATTTGCAtttgcaacacttgcaattctTGCATATCATGAGGCAAAACTGAATACCAGAAAAAGGAATCTATTTGGATATGTCCTATTTTTCATGAGTTCTGTTCTTGTTTTAGTT TTGGATTTGGCTACATCGGGAGGAGGAGGCATTGGAACTTTTATTGGAATTTGTGTTGTTAGTGGTTTATTTGGAATTGCAGATGCTCATGTGCAAGGTGGAATGATTGGAGACCTCTCCTTCATGCAACCTGAATTTCTGCAG TCATTCCTTGCTGGTCTGGCAGCATCAGGGACTTTAACCTCTGGTTTGAGGTTAATTACAAAAGCAGCATTTCAGAATTCGAAGGATGGTCTTCGCAAGGGAGCTA TTCTATTTTTTGCCATCTCTGCATTTTTCGAGCTGCTTTGTGTAATTCTCTATGCTTATGCCTTCCCAAAATTACCGATTGTGAAGTACTACCGCTCAAAGGCAGCATTAGAAGGTTCAAAAACTGTTTCAGCTGATCTTGCTGCTGGTGGAATTAGAGCATTACCACAAAAACAA GCTGAGGAGGATCCAGAACAATTAAAGCGGCTAAGCAACAAAGAGTTGTTACTAGAGAACATTGACTATGCATTTGATTTGTTTCTGATATATGTGCTCACATTGTCTATTTTCCCTGGATTCTTATCTGAAGATACTGGATCGCATAGTTTGGGTGAATG GTATGCCCTGGTTTTGATAGCAATGTATAATGTTTGGGATTTTATTGGGAGGAACATTCCACTCATGAAATCATTGAAGCTGGAGTCACGAAAAATTCTCATGTTCGCCATTCTCTCTCGTTTTTCGCTCATTCCAGCATTCTATTTCACAGCCAAGTATGCAGATCAGGGCTGGATGATTATGCTAACTTCCTTTTTAGGATTAACCAATGGCTATCTCACTGTCTGTGTCCTTACTTCTGCTCCAAAAGGTTACAAG GGACCAGAGCAAAATGCATTGGGAAATTTGCTTACCTTATTTCTTCTTGGTGGGATATTTGCTGGGGTTACCCTTGACTGGTTGTGGCTGATAGGCAAAGGATGGTGA